A region from the Marinobacter sp. SS13-12 genome encodes:
- the icmH gene encoding type IVB secretion system protein IcmH/DotU produces MADAPVMDSPNGNTEAGGSAFDDLMFGDSNPEGRVGDQGFGNEQFQLRGLEDNRLIDAATPLLGLVIRVRRLADFHGVENLYQQVVDEVATIDRELVEQGYERPTVVAYRYVLCAFIDEAVLGTDWGAHSVWSQHSLLSRFHNETWGGEKVFAITARMEQEPARYRDMLEFIYLCLCLGFEGRYKVMTNGRDEYEQIIRGLYEQIRGLRRDEEPPPLTSALDNVTPARNRLRTGLPLWGIGGLFVAAMAGVYTLYNIALNERIRDVLSVLEQLPK; encoded by the coding sequence ATGGCAGATGCACCGGTGATGGATTCACCCAATGGCAACACGGAAGCAGGTGGCAGTGCGTTTGATGACCTGATGTTCGGGGACAGTAACCCCGAGGGTCGCGTCGGCGATCAGGGCTTCGGCAATGAGCAATTCCAGCTGCGGGGACTGGAGGATAACCGGCTGATCGATGCCGCTACACCTCTGCTGGGGCTGGTTATCCGGGTGCGCCGGCTGGCGGATTTTCACGGCGTGGAAAACCTGTACCAGCAGGTAGTGGATGAGGTGGCCACCATCGACCGGGAACTGGTGGAGCAGGGTTACGAACGCCCCACCGTGGTGGCCTATCGCTATGTGTTATGTGCCTTTATTGACGAGGCCGTACTGGGCACCGACTGGGGCGCCCACAGCGTATGGTCCCAGCATTCCCTGCTGTCCCGCTTCCACAACGAAACCTGGGGTGGCGAAAAGGTATTTGCCATCACTGCCCGCATGGAGCAGGAACCAGCACGATACCGCGACATGCTGGAGTTCATCTATCTGTGCCTGTGCCTGGGATTCGAGGGCCGCTACAAGGTGATGACCAACGGCCGGGACGAATACGAACAGATTATCCGCGGGCTGTACGAACAGATCCGCGGGTTGCGACGGGACGAGGAACCACCGCCGCTGACCAGCGCACTGGACAATGTTACCCCCGCCCGCAACCGGCTTCGCACCGGCCTGCCCCTGTGGGGTATCGGCGGGCTGTTTGTGGCGGCCATGGCCGGGGTTTACACGCTTTACAACATAGCGCTGAACGAACGCATCAGGGATGTGCTCAGCGTACTGGAACAACTCCCGAAATAA
- the tssH gene encoding type VI secretion system ATPase TssH, with protein MIRVELPALIGRLNEICRQGLESSAALCISRQGAEITPAHLLFKLLETPFTDVRQILESTGIDHHILQPVVGDSLNGEPRSAEPYPSFSPLLIELLQDAWLIASTELGHTDLRSGAIMLALLMNADRYLMPQVSQRLKDINREQLRRQFDSMTRGSVEQPRAEDKPGAANQLQVDMDPLKRYATDFTRLARDKKLDPVVCRDTEIDQMIDILCRRRKNNPIVVGDAGVGKSAVVEGLALRIVNGDVPERLTGVELWTLDMGALQAGASVKGEFEKRLKGVIEAVKSSATPIILFIDEAHTLIGAGNSEGGSDAANLLKPALARGELRTIAATTWREYKKYFEKDPALSRRFQPVALDEPTPAQAVHILRGLRTVYEKAHQVLIADSALKAAADMSARYLAGRQLPDKAIDVLDTACARVSLNLSTPPRRLSHVRSELHQLSMEQELMTREQTLGQAVDHVREDELTQRLETLRAEAEELEQRWNDQRELVARLVDIREQLLSEEATDVEASAEATTPETDEERPDLKSEAAAIEQELAELQADEPLVHARVDARQVAEVIADWTGIPVNRMTADELEKITHLPEYLQSHIKGQDTAIGALHQHLLTARADLRRPGRPMGAFLLAGPSGVGKTETVVQLAELLYGGRQFLTTINMSEYQEKHTVSRLIGSPPGYVGFGEGGILTEAIRQKPYSVVLLDEVEKAHPEVLNLFYQAFDKGELADGEGRLIDCKNVVFFLTSNLGYQTIVRHADEPEKIEEALYPELADFFKPALLARMEVVPYLPLGEETLNRIVADKLDRLATQISDRYHTTVELEDGLVEAIRSRATRSENGARMLESIIEGELLPPVSLALLEKLAAREPVTKVTLGVKDHQFTGVVA; from the coding sequence GTGATTCGGGTAGAACTGCCGGCGCTGATAGGGCGCCTCAACGAGATCTGTCGCCAGGGCCTGGAAAGCTCGGCGGCGTTGTGTATCAGCCGCCAGGGCGCGGAGATCACTCCCGCCCACCTGCTTTTCAAGCTACTGGAAACACCGTTTACCGATGTGCGCCAGATCCTGGAAAGCACCGGTATTGATCACCACATCCTGCAACCGGTTGTGGGGGACAGCCTCAACGGCGAGCCCCGGTCCGCCGAACCGTACCCGTCGTTCTCGCCGCTTTTGATTGAGTTATTGCAGGACGCCTGGCTCATCGCCTCCACCGAACTGGGCCACACCGACCTGCGTTCCGGTGCCATCATGCTGGCGCTGTTGATGAACGCAGACCGCTACCTGATGCCCCAGGTCAGTCAGCGCCTGAAAGACATCAATCGGGAACAGCTGCGCCGGCAGTTCGATTCCATGACCCGGGGTTCTGTGGAACAGCCCCGTGCCGAAGACAAACCTGGTGCGGCCAACCAGTTGCAGGTGGACATGGACCCGCTCAAGCGCTATGCCACGGACTTCACCAGGCTGGCCCGTGATAAAAAGCTGGACCCGGTGGTCTGCCGCGACACCGAAATCGACCAGATGATCGACATCCTCTGTCGTCGCCGCAAGAACAACCCCATTGTTGTCGGTGACGCCGGTGTGGGCAAAAGCGCCGTTGTTGAAGGCCTGGCCCTGCGCATCGTCAACGGGGATGTGCCCGAACGCCTGACCGGCGTGGAACTGTGGACCCTGGACATGGGTGCACTGCAGGCCGGCGCCTCGGTAAAAGGCGAGTTCGAAAAGCGCCTGAAGGGCGTGATCGAAGCGGTGAAAAGCTCCGCGACCCCGATCATCCTGTTTATCGACGAAGCCCACACCCTGATCGGTGCCGGCAACAGCGAAGGCGGCTCCGACGCCGCCAACCTGCTCAAGCCGGCCCTGGCCCGCGGTGAATTGCGGACGATCGCGGCCACCACCTGGCGCGAGTACAAGAAATACTTCGAGAAAGACCCGGCCCTGAGCCGCCGTTTCCAGCCGGTCGCGCTGGACGAGCCCACCCCGGCCCAGGCAGTTCATATCCTTCGTGGTTTGCGCACCGTCTATGAAAAGGCGCATCAGGTACTGATCGCCGACAGTGCCCTGAAAGCGGCCGCCGACATGTCCGCCCGTTACCTGGCCGGCCGCCAGCTCCCGGACAAGGCCATCGACGTACTGGACACTGCCTGCGCCCGGGTCAGCCTCAACCTGAGCACACCCCCGCGCCGTCTCAGCCACGTGCGCAGCGAACTGCACCAACTGAGCATGGAGCAGGAACTGATGACCCGGGAACAGACCCTGGGGCAGGCCGTCGACCACGTGCGCGAGGACGAGCTGACTCAGCGTCTGGAAACCCTGCGTGCGGAAGCGGAAGAACTGGAACAGCGCTGGAACGACCAGCGTGAACTGGTGGCGCGCCTGGTGGACATCCGCGAGCAACTGCTGAGCGAAGAGGCTACCGACGTCGAAGCATCGGCGGAAGCAACCACCCCTGAAACCGACGAAGAGCGCCCGGACCTGAAAAGCGAAGCCGCCGCCATCGAACAGGAACTGGCGGAACTGCAGGCCGACGAGCCACTGGTACATGCCCGTGTCGACGCCCGCCAGGTGGCCGAAGTCATCGCCGACTGGACCGGTATCCCGGTCAACCGCATGACCGCCGACGAACTGGAAAAAATCACCCACCTGCCGGAGTACCTGCAGTCCCACATCAAGGGTCAGGACACCGCCATCGGCGCACTGCACCAACACCTGCTCACCGCCCGTGCCGACCTGCGCCGTCCGGGCCGCCCCATGGGTGCTTTCCTGCTGGCCGGTCCCAGCGGTGTGGGTAAGACCGAAACCGTGGTGCAACTGGCCGAACTGCTCTACGGCGGCCGCCAGTTCCTCACCACCATCAACATGTCCGAATACCAGGAGAAGCACACCGTCTCCCGCCTCATCGGTTCACCACCGGGCTACGTCGGATTCGGCGAAGGCGGCATCCTCACCGAAGCCATCCGCCAGAAGCCCTATTCGGTCGTGCTGCTCGACGAAGTCGAAAAAGCCCACCCGGAAGTCCTCAACCTGTTCTACCAGGCCTTCGACAAGGGCGAACTGGCCGACGGCGAAGGCCGCCTGATCGACTGCAAGAACGTGGTGTTCTTCCTCACCTCGAACCTGGGCTACCAGACCATCGTCAGACACGCAGACGAGCCGGAGAAGATCGAAGAAGCCCTGTATCCGGAACTGGCCGACTTCTTCAAACCGGCATTGCTGGCACGCATGGAAGTTGTGCCCTACCTGCCGTTGGGCGAGGAAACCCTCAACCGCATCGTCGCCGACAAACTCGACCGCCTGGCCACCCAGATCAGCGACCGTTACCACACCACAGTGGAACTGGAAGATGGCCTGGTGGAAGCCATCCGCAGCCGTGCCACCCGAAGCGAAAACGGCGCACGGATGCTGGAGTCGATCATCGAGGGTGAACTGCTGCCGCCGGTATCGCTGGCGTTGCTAGAGAAGCTGGCTGCTCGGGAGCCAGTCACCAAAGTGACCCTCGGCGTCAAAGACCATCAATTCACCGGGGTGGTTGCCTAA
- the tssK gene encoding type VI secretion system baseplate subunit TssK, whose amino-acid sequence MSATNRVVWSDGLFIKPQHFQQQQRYLEHQINERALAVSDYLYGFSDLELNAEYLSFGRVGLVRASGLFPDGTRFCLPQDDVMPEPLEITDASVANQVVYLALPLGSESLAEVEWPDAAIAGRFRAQSEEIRDLHSIDGDSHTIDVARVAPKLMLERDDRSAYAALAIGRILEKRPDGSLVMDPNFIPTMLSVRSAPRLQRFVGEMAGLMRERAKNIAERVGAPGQGGVADVADFMLLQMLNRAHPRFLHLARLRQLHPERLYEALLELCGELVTFTDENRLPQEYTAYDHDLPEDSFTPLMQVLRQSLSTVLEPRALAIQLQQRQYGLTVAPIQDAQLIGQAEFILAVKADMPLDDLRKQFTQQCKVASVEKIRDLISLQLPGIPLSALPVAPRQLPYHAGFVYFRLDDQSQAWQMLDNASGFAFHVAGSFPGMEMQFWAIRS is encoded by the coding sequence ATGTCTGCAACCAATCGAGTCGTCTGGAGTGATGGGCTGTTTATCAAACCCCAGCACTTCCAGCAGCAACAGAGATACCTGGAACACCAGATCAACGAACGGGCCCTGGCGGTTTCCGATTACCTTTATGGTTTCAGCGACCTGGAGCTCAACGCGGAATACCTGAGTTTTGGCCGCGTGGGCCTGGTCAGGGCGAGTGGGCTGTTTCCGGACGGTACCCGTTTCTGCCTGCCCCAGGACGACGTGATGCCAGAGCCCCTGGAAATCACCGATGCCTCCGTGGCCAATCAGGTGGTGTACCTGGCCCTGCCCCTGGGCAGTGAGAGCCTGGCAGAAGTGGAGTGGCCCGATGCTGCCATCGCCGGCCGTTTCCGCGCCCAGAGCGAGGAAATCCGGGACCTGCATTCCATTGATGGCGATTCCCACACCATCGACGTGGCCCGGGTGGCCCCGAAACTGATGCTGGAACGGGACGATCGCAGTGCCTACGCGGCTCTGGCCATCGGCCGGATCCTGGAGAAACGCCCGGATGGCAGCCTGGTGATGGATCCGAACTTCATTCCCACCATGCTCAGTGTGCGTTCAGCGCCCCGGCTGCAGCGTTTCGTGGGGGAAATGGCCGGGCTGATGCGGGAGCGGGCCAAGAATATAGCCGAGCGCGTGGGTGCCCCCGGGCAGGGTGGCGTGGCGGATGTGGCGGATTTCATGCTGCTGCAGATGCTCAATCGGGCCCATCCGCGTTTCCTGCACCTGGCACGGCTGCGGCAGTTACACCCGGAGCGTCTCTACGAGGCGTTACTGGAATTGTGCGGCGAGCTGGTGACCTTCACCGATGAGAACCGCTTGCCCCAGGAATACACCGCCTACGATCACGACTTGCCGGAGGATTCCTTTACACCGCTGATGCAGGTACTGAGGCAGTCCCTCAGCACGGTGCTGGAGCCGCGGGCGCTAGCCATCCAGCTGCAGCAGCGCCAGTACGGCCTCACAGTGGCGCCGATCCAGGATGCACAGCTGATCGGCCAGGCAGAGTTCATTCTGGCAGTGAAGGCGGATATGCCGCTGGATGACCTGCGCAAGCAGTTCACCCAGCAGTGCAAGGTGGCGTCGGTGGAGAAAATCCGCGATCTCATCAGTCTGCAATTGCCGGGGATTCCGCTGTCGGCCCTGCCGGTGGCTCCCCGTCAGTTGCCGTATCACGCCGGGTTCGTGTACTTCCGCCTGGACGACCAGAGCCAGGCCTGGCAGATGCTCGACAACGCCAGCGGCTTTGCGTTCCACGTGGCTGGCAGTTTCCCGGGAATGGAAATGCAGTTCTGGGCAATCAGGAGCTAG
- the tssJ gene encoding type VI secretion system lipoprotein TssJ, with translation MKYCKWSLLVAILVLVGCSTPYNAVTKTAKVIWDPDIPVGYPEDLPSRVDLTMLAEPDVNPNESLAPTPIAFQIIQMRDSSRLMAADFDQLLGELEPSLGRNYVDHSDYTLVPGQFKFIEPFEIAEDTRFIGVIAFYAYPNLSQWKKVVKVDPIGGRYHLLVNLREREVKLRRSDES, from the coding sequence GTGAAGTACTGCAAATGGAGTTTGCTGGTCGCCATTCTCGTTTTGGTGGGGTGTAGCACCCCCTATAACGCCGTTACCAAAACCGCCAAGGTGATATGGGACCCGGACATCCCCGTGGGCTATCCGGAAGACCTGCCAAGCCGCGTGGACCTGACCATGCTGGCGGAGCCGGATGTGAACCCCAACGAATCCCTGGCGCCCACGCCGATTGCCTTCCAGATCATCCAGATGCGGGACAGCTCGCGGCTGATGGCAGCGGATTTCGATCAGTTGCTGGGTGAGCTGGAGCCATCCCTGGGCCGCAACTACGTGGACCACAGCGATTACACCCTGGTGCCGGGACAGTTCAAATTTATTGAACCGTTCGAGATCGCCGAAGACACCCGTTTTATTGGGGTGATCGCCTTCTATGCTTACCCCAACCTGTCCCAGTGGAAGAAGGTGGTAAAGGTCGATCCCATCGGTGGTCGGTACCACCTGCTGGTCAACCTGCGTGAGCGTGAAGTCAAACTCAGAAGGTCGGATGAGTCCTGA
- the tagH gene encoding type VI secretion system-associated FHA domain protein TagH, whose amino-acid sequence MEHQQSRSLKLVVSNPTQVASGLAREHVFGVRGGSIGSAGSDTWQLSSHRTGAMAGHAEVRFMDGVFCLIDRSGRTYINSGTQPVGRGRRARLKSGDTITIGRYQLRAEVLNGQRQPGILPEEAEDDTLVNVDEGELMRAEEREPETVGDEPLHGLRPAPGEVFSDDPLQAWTDTREQSRSTEDDFSREQDSLLADKPEWYARDGAVTDEYRENRDVAMGLPVQQGERDRMSETTKPARRRESNDQSRQHISGAPLLRGMEIDLGFADSDEMRLFLEEAGQTLKATVEGLLTLHQGEDSRHQALRTRLQPIEDNPLRLGEDYKDTVQTLFASQRSPVHLSAPAAVSESLQSLHHHQVATQTAIREGLDAILHAFSPEALLRRFHGYRRGLKTDEDESNWAWEMYQHYYRELSSSRQQGFERLFQEVFDQAYDQQLRQLQRENLS is encoded by the coding sequence ATGGAACATCAACAAAGCCGCAGCCTGAAACTGGTGGTGAGCAACCCCACCCAGGTTGCCAGTGGTCTCGCCCGGGAGCATGTATTCGGGGTCAGGGGTGGGTCCATTGGCAGTGCCGGCAGCGACACCTGGCAATTGTCCTCTCACCGTACCGGCGCCATGGCGGGCCACGCCGAAGTGCGTTTTATGGACGGTGTGTTCTGCCTGATCGACCGTAGTGGCCGCACCTACATCAACAGCGGCACCCAGCCGGTGGGGCGTGGACGCCGGGCCCGCCTGAAGAGTGGCGACACCATCACCATAGGTCGTTATCAGCTCAGGGCGGAGGTGCTCAATGGCCAGCGCCAGCCTGGCATCCTGCCGGAAGAAGCGGAGGACGACACCCTGGTGAATGTGGACGAAGGCGAGCTGATGCGAGCCGAAGAGCGGGAGCCGGAAACCGTTGGTGATGAACCGCTGCACGGCTTGCGGCCAGCCCCGGGAGAAGTTTTCAGCGACGATCCTCTACAGGCATGGACCGACACCCGCGAGCAAAGCCGGAGCACTGAAGACGATTTCAGCCGTGAACAGGATTCCCTGCTGGCAGACAAGCCGGAGTGGTATGCCCGCGACGGCGCCGTCACCGACGAGTACCGCGAAAACCGGGATGTGGCCATGGGGTTACCCGTGCAACAAGGAGAGCGTGACAGGATGTCTGAGACCACCAAACCGGCACGCCGCCGGGAAAGCAACGACCAGAGCCGACAGCACATCAGCGGTGCGCCGCTGTTGCGTGGTATGGAGATTGACCTGGGTTTTGCCGACAGCGATGAAATGCGCCTGTTCCTGGAAGAGGCCGGCCAGACCCTGAAAGCCACCGTGGAAGGTTTGCTGACCCTGCATCAGGGCGAGGACAGCCGCCATCAGGCCCTGCGTACCCGCCTGCAGCCTATCGAGGACAATCCGCTGCGCCTGGGCGAGGACTACAAGGATACCGTGCAGACCCTGTTCGCCAGTCAGCGCAGCCCGGTACACCTGTCGGCGCCGGCGGCAGTCAGCGAAAGCCTGCAAAGCCTGCATCATCATCAGGTCGCCACCCAGACTGCCATCCGCGAAGGACTGGACGCCATTCTCCACGCCTTTTCCCCCGAAGCGTTACTGCGCCGGTTCCACGGCTATCGCCGCGGACTGAAAACCGACGAAGACGAAAGCAACTGGGCATGGGAGATGTACCAACACTATTACCGGGAACTGAGTTCCAGCCGTCAGCAGGGATTCGAGCGCCTTTTTCAGGAGGTGTTTGACCAGGCTTACGATCAACAACTGCGCCAATTACAGAGGGAGAACCTGTCGTGA
- the tssA gene encoding type VI secretion system protein TssA produces the protein MQAVEQHPYVEQVLSAFPGESATGENLMDDVTMEYLENEIMKVGSLAHTGVEWGKVESESLRLLSDTSKDLKVLGFLMLCLQRGGNGERFALSLYLLHRVLDSWWDDAWPYPGEKGKRARKMLMTQILQRSLKEVSALSFDGGVGDGREFCLTTLGKLLEQAGARELPDDGLLDLRRAVEKLPSPSDAPGPSEAANKTETATPSASGTSSSHGSSASSASLGDLTLDPANERATRQSLLKVADMLTETTPADALGYQLRRYAIWQTITSVPPARDGIKSDLAAVSTDRVADYRESLSKSPDLALWQRIEQSLSVSPFWLEGHWLSAQVASALGHEACAEAIRTAVKAFVERLPELTDMTFNDGTPFLPKAVADWMLSGPAKGGSAGGASSWEQAYDDARGVMDQKGLAAAMQLLEEGLEAAREPRDRFYWRLMSSQLMKDSGMKSLAKQQVQDLREQTRGMSLEDWEPGLVARLDRLA, from the coding sequence ATGCAGGCAGTAGAGCAGCATCCATACGTTGAACAGGTGTTGAGTGCCTTTCCTGGTGAGAGCGCCACGGGTGAAAACCTGATGGACGACGTCACCATGGAATACCTCGAGAACGAAATCATGAAGGTGGGCTCGCTGGCTCACACGGGTGTTGAATGGGGCAAGGTGGAAAGCGAATCGCTCCGCCTGCTGTCGGACACCAGCAAGGACCTCAAGGTATTGGGGTTTTTGATGCTGTGCCTGCAGCGCGGCGGCAACGGCGAACGTTTTGCCCTGTCGCTGTACCTGTTGCACCGGGTACTGGACAGCTGGTGGGACGACGCCTGGCCCTATCCGGGGGAAAAGGGCAAGCGCGCCCGCAAGATGCTGATGACCCAGATTCTGCAACGCTCCCTCAAGGAGGTGTCGGCGCTGAGTTTTGACGGCGGCGTCGGCGATGGCCGCGAATTCTGCCTCACCACCCTGGGTAAACTGCTGGAGCAGGCTGGCGCCCGCGAACTACCCGATGACGGGCTGCTCGATTTGCGCCGGGCGGTGGAGAAGCTGCCTTCCCCATCGGACGCGCCGGGGCCGTCCGAAGCCGCCAACAAAACCGAAACCGCAACACCGTCTGCTTCCGGTACGTCGTCATCCCATGGCAGCAGCGCGTCTTCCGCTTCCCTCGGTGACCTGACCCTGGACCCGGCGAACGAGCGGGCCACCCGCCAGAGCCTGCTGAAAGTCGCCGACATGCTGACTGAAACCACACCTGCTGATGCGCTTGGTTACCAGCTTCGTCGTTACGCCATCTGGCAGACCATCACTTCGGTTCCCCCGGCCCGGGACGGCATCAAGAGTGACCTGGCGGCTGTCAGTACCGACCGTGTGGCTGACTATCGGGAAAGCCTGTCGAAATCGCCGGACCTGGCCCTGTGGCAACGAATCGAACAGAGCCTGTCGGTCAGTCCGTTCTGGCTGGAAGGCCACTGGCTGAGTGCGCAGGTGGCCTCCGCGCTGGGGCACGAGGCCTGTGCCGAAGCTATCCGCACGGCGGTTAAAGCCTTCGTTGAGCGGTTGCCGGAACTGACGGACATGACGTTTAACGACGGCACGCCCTTCCTGCCCAAGGCGGTTGCGGACTGGATGCTCAGTGGCCCGGCAAAAGGTGGTTCCGCTGGTGGTGCGAGCTCCTGGGAGCAAGCCTACGACGACGCCCGCGGCGTCATGGATCAGAAGGGCCTGGCGGCGGCCATGCAACTGCTGGAAGAAGGCCTGGAAGCGGCCCGCGAACCCAGGGACCGGTTCTACTGGCGGCTGATGAGCAGCCAGCTGATGAAAGACAGCGGCATGAAAAGCCTGGCAAAACAGCAGGTGCAGGATCTGCGTGAGCAGACCCGTGGAATGAGCCTTGAAGACTGGGAGCCTGGCCTGGTGGCCCGGCTGGACAGACTTGCGTAA
- the vasI gene encoding type VI secretion system-associated protein VasI, which yields MKLFYRSNYPLAAAFCALGLTFSLTASGDTRQQLSAARDCTTESQRLERLACFDEVFGTPVEVAIEDVISGNQPERWRQAFAQEQRRQPGDGPLYGDTSEQAGHLVTLSALGVHPPRPLLAVQCHNNITELTLMLPEAVKEERVTVDFGQGRQIWRVRDEGFVISGGRGLPAIRTVREMSAGSGVTVASSSGAIDGLMFDLQGFRETLKPLREACGW from the coding sequence GTGAAACTGTTTTATCGAAGTAACTACCCTCTTGCTGCCGCATTCTGTGCCCTCGGCCTGACATTTTCTCTGACTGCCAGTGGCGACACCCGCCAGCAACTGTCGGCCGCCCGGGACTGCACCACTGAAAGCCAGCGCCTGGAACGCCTTGCCTGTTTCGATGAAGTGTTCGGCACGCCCGTCGAAGTAGCGATCGAAGATGTCATCAGCGGCAACCAGCCGGAACGCTGGCGTCAGGCCTTTGCCCAGGAGCAGCGTCGCCAGCCGGGAGATGGCCCGCTTTATGGTGACACCTCGGAGCAGGCGGGACACCTGGTAACGCTCAGCGCGCTGGGAGTACACCCTCCCCGGCCGTTACTCGCGGTGCAGTGCCACAACAACATCACCGAGCTCACGCTGATGTTGCCCGAAGCAGTAAAAGAGGAACGGGTGACGGTTGATTTTGGCCAGGGCCGGCAGATCTGGCGGGTGCGGGACGAGGGCTTTGTCATCAGTGGCGGCCGGGGCCTGCCAGCCATTCGCACGGTGCGGGAAATGTCTGCAGGTTCGGGTGTCACCGTTGCCTCGTCCAGTGGCGCTATCGACGGGCTGATGTTTGATCTGCAGGGATTCCGGGAAACACTGAAGCCGCTGCGGGAAGCCTGTGGCTGGTAG
- a CDS encoding sigma 54-interacting transcriptional regulator: MQMELHTGIDLAVELLRQDNLPTLLKVASRQLENTFGINCCWTLELDLSGRTLHCAALGDQGEFDCGDFSHPFAHLLQQGKPRELSRAASYRLDHEGFQAMVEASNRPRSFWLEPIKGEDGRTLGILVLCNEEPEWEGITAQPLYRGLLTLLSHQWVSQLRTSDQVWQRRMLKRSLDHLHDAEAVRQRCEQLANTLVGSSAAMTDLRAQIVRAAGSQLSVLVQGETGCGKDLVAQGIHRFSDRAAGPLVVVNCAAIPDSLLESELFGHTKGAFSGADRAKEGLLAQADGGTLFLDEIGDMPMALQSKLLRVLESRRFRPLGAQQEQHSDFRLVAATHQPLSSCIEEGRFRRDLFYRLSQFPLRVLPLRERPQDLEPLCRHFIREYTAREGAGPMGISSHALSMLTGYRFPGNARELRNIVEFACLQTPVGDDIQPEVLRLDDLFPDQETCIASDFQAQMVPGVPQAEDVDDLRAAAQAFEAAIIRERLRQYGGNRAQAAESLGLPKRTLAHKCLKYQVTEA; this comes from the coding sequence ATGCAGATGGAGTTGCACACCGGCATAGACCTGGCGGTTGAACTGCTCCGGCAGGATAACCTGCCAACCCTGCTAAAAGTCGCCTCACGGCAACTGGAAAACACCTTCGGTATCAACTGTTGCTGGACACTGGAACTCGACCTCAGCGGCCGCACACTCCACTGTGCGGCACTGGGCGACCAGGGCGAATTCGATTGCGGCGACTTCAGCCACCCCTTTGCCCACCTGCTGCAACAGGGCAAACCCAGGGAACTGTCACGGGCCGCCAGCTACCGCCTCGACCACGAAGGCTTCCAGGCCATGGTCGAAGCCAGCAACCGGCCCCGGTCATTCTGGCTCGAACCCATCAAAGGCGAAGACGGCCGCACACTCGGCATCCTCGTGCTTTGCAACGAAGAACCTGAGTGGGAAGGCATCACCGCCCAGCCACTGTACCGGGGCCTGCTGACCCTGCTGTCCCACCAATGGGTCAGCCAGCTCAGAACCAGCGACCAGGTATGGCAGCGGCGCATGCTCAAACGCTCGCTGGACCACCTCCACGATGCCGAAGCCGTGCGTCAGCGCTGTGAACAACTGGCGAATACTCTGGTTGGCAGCTCCGCAGCCATGACCGACCTGCGCGCCCAGATCGTACGGGCCGCCGGCAGCCAGCTTTCGGTACTGGTACAGGGCGAAACCGGATGCGGCAAGGACCTGGTGGCCCAGGGCATACACCGCTTCTCCGACCGGGCCGCAGGGCCCCTGGTCGTGGTCAACTGCGCCGCCATTCCGGACTCACTGCTGGAAAGCGAACTCTTCGGCCACACCAAGGGGGCCTTTTCCGGTGCCGATCGGGCCAAGGAAGGTCTGCTGGCCCAGGCGGACGGCGGCACCCTGTTTCTGGACGAAATCGGCGACATGCCCATGGCCCTGCAGTCGAAATTGCTGCGTGTGCTGGAAAGCCGTCGTTTCCGCCCACTCGGCGCTCAGCAGGAACAGCATTCAGACTTCCGCCTGGTGGCGGCCACCCATCAACCACTGAGCAGTTGCATTGAAGAAGGCCGCTTCCGGCGTGACCTCTTCTACCGCCTCAGCCAGTTCCCGTTGCGGGTTCTGCCACTGAGGGAGCGACCGCAAGACCTGGAACCCCTGTGCCGGCATTTCATTCGTGAATACACCGCCCGGGAGGGCGCAGGCCCAATGGGCATCAGCAGCCATGCCCTGAGCATGTTGACCGGCTACCGCTTCCCTGGGAATGCCCGCGAATTGCGGAATATTGTTGAGTTTGCGTGCCTGCAGACACCGGTAGGCGACGATATCCAGCCGGAAGTGTTGCGCCTGGATGACCTGTTTCCGGACCAGGAAACCTGTATAGCCAGCGATTTCCAGGCGCAGATGGTTCCGGGCGTTCCCCAGGCGGAGGACGTGGACGACCTCAGGGCTGCGGCCCAGGCGTTCGAAGCTGCCATTATACGTGAGCGCTTACGCCAGTATGGCGGCAACCGTGCCCAGGCGGCAGAGAGCCTGGGCCTGCCCAAGCGAACCCTGGCCCACAAATGTCTGAAGTATCAGGTGACTGAAGCGTGA